The segment TCATTACTGACGTAAGGCCTGGAGTGGCTTTTTGTAATCCCCAGGTCAGAGAGCAGAAAGGCAACTGGTTTAGAAGTCATACTTGATCCCCGGTCAGCATGAATAATCAGTTGTCCAGGTTGAATACCCTGTTTGTTGGCAGTCTCACGTATCAACCTTTCAGCCAGAGCCGCTTGTTCCCTGTGTGCAACCATCCAGCCGACCACATAGCGACTGAAGATGTCAAGGATCACATAGAGATAAAAATAACTCCATTTTGTTGGCCCTTTCAGTTTTGTGATATCCCAGGACCATACCTGATTGGGAGCAGTTGCCAGGAGTTCAGGTTTCTGATATACGGGGTGACGTAACAGGTTTCTTCGTTCCCTTACCTCGTGGTGTTTTTCCAGGAGACGATACAGAGTTCTTACAGAACACAGATAGACCCCTTCATCCAGGAGGGTTGTATATACTTGCCGGGGAGACTTATCACAAAAACGCTCAGAGTGTAAGGTATCAAGTATGATGTGTTCCTCCGTGGGAGACAATGCCAGAGGTGGTTTTACCGTGATACGCCTTTGCTGAATATTTTTCTGGTAGTAGTAATAACTTGCCCGTGGGATGCCCAACGTTTCACAGGCATTTTTCATACGAATCTCTTTGGCAAGTGATTCAACGGCAAGCATCATCTGTTTTCTCCTATCAGAGTGGAATGGATATTCAACATTTCTGAGATTTTTTTTTGAATCTCGATAATGGTTTCAGCCTGTTTGAGCCTTTGCTGAAGAGAATTAATTTCGCATTCAAGTTCTTTGATACGTCGTGCTGCCGGATCAGATTTTTTCTCCTTTGGTCCGCGTCGTTTTGGAGAAAGCGCCTCCAGGGTGCCACGTTCCAGTTGACGGCGCCAGGTAGTGAGATTAGACGAATAAAGACCTTCCCTTCTCAAGAGTGCTCCAATCTGCCCGAGATTTGTGCAGGCATCGGCCTCCCGAAGGATGCGAATCTTATACTGTGCAGTAAACTTACGTCTTGCTGCTTTTTCTGACACCTCTGGGTCGGGGACACAATTGCCAGCAGGAGCGTTGGTGGAACCTCCGTTCGCCCTACGGGCTCTCTCCGGTTCCACCAACGCTTGTAAAGTATTTTCTTTGCTTTTCTCATTATTTTTCATAGTTGTTTTCCTCCTCGCCCTACACTAAACTATTACAAGGAAAATGTCCAACTATTATAGACACTGAGGGTCATCTCCAAAAAAAAATCCACTTTGTCTTTCAATGACAAGTATTCTCGTTCCAAAATCCACTTGAAATACTCTGCCTGATACCGCTAATAATCCTAAGGCGAAATCATCTTTTGTTACATGTAAGTTATGATAGAGTTCCCTGTCTGCTTCTCTATCCGCTGCAACATTTATGTCTCTCCCCCATATAGGATGCTTTAAAACGCCTTTTTCTCCTATGGCTACTCTTTCCGATAATGGCTGTCTTGATGTTTTGTCTGTAGGCACAAGTAATATCATTAAAAAAATCATCACAATTGAGGCAATACCGAAATATAAAAAAATCTTTCCCCAGCTTGCAGGTTTAGCATCTATAATATTGCATATTCTGTTTCATGTTATTTTCCTTTCTGTGAAATGTTATAATGTTTCATTAATCTTTATATCCCACATGGTTCAGATGAAACCTAATTCTCCAATACTAAATTCAAGTGTCATCTTATCTTTATATCCCACATGGTTCAGATGAAACGCCTTTTTATATTCTTTTTCTATTTCTTCATTACTGGCTTTATATCCCACATGGTTCAGATGAAACCCGGGGTGTCGGGTTCGCCTTCTACCGTATAAGTAACTTTATATCCCACATGGTTCAGATGAAACGTTTTCGTTATTAATACTGAAATAGAGCTTGTTTTCCTTTATATCCCACATGGTTCAGATGAAACGCTACATTGCGCCCGATATGTATGCTGAAAGAAAAGCTTTATATCCCACATGGTTCAGATGAAACGCAAAAATGAGAATTGACGGCGCAATCAAGGATTACTTTATATCCCACATGGTTCAGATGAAACTTGCCGATTGGCTCGCATTTCAAGCGATGACAAAAATCTTTATATCCCACATGGTTCAGATGAAACGATTAGCGAATTTGGAATATGCGAAGATATCTCATGCTTTATATCCCACATGGTTCAGATGAAACATGTCCCCTTTGTCAGCCCCAACATTCCCGCAAAACTTTATATCCCACATGGTTCAGATGAAACTGGAAGAAAGAACCGGGCAAGGGGCTGATCCCTGCAGCTTTATATCCCACATGGTTCAGATGAAACATTGATATTGCTTCCTGGATCTCAACAGACAGAAATACTTTATATCCCACATGGTTCAGATGAAACTGAAACAATTAGACCGGTATACTGAAGCAGAATTAACTTTATATCCCACATGGTTCAGATGAAACCCTTTGCCACCGTTCCCATTTTTCAAAATCTTCTTCCTTTATATCCCACATGGTTCAGATGAAACTTGTTAAATCTTTGTATATGTACTGACCGCTTGTCTTTATATCCCACATGGTTCAGATGAAACATTAAACGAATATTACGCTCGCAGATTTTCAATGACTTTATATCCCACATGGTTCAGATGAAACAGTATTTCCCAGGAGATATAATCAACCGCCTCCATCCTTTATATCCCACATGGTTCAGATGAAACTGTACAACACATGTTAAGTGTTTTTATTGCGTAATTCTTTATATCCCACATGGTTCAGATGAAACGCGGGCGAGGAAATCCCTATCAATACACTCGGCAAACTTTATATCCCACATGGTTCAGATGAAACTGGAATGAAGCGCAGAGCAAGAACTTGCCTTATCTACCTTTATATCCCACATGGTTCAGATGAAACCGTCTGGATATAAATACAACGGTATGTTCCCATTACTTTATATCCCACATGGTTCAGATGAAACCTTGCCCTGGCCGAAACTATCAATCAAAAAGTTTCACCTTTATATCCCACATGGTTCAGATGAAACGTTGCCAGTTCTGCCGATGTCATGGAAGCTATTTTACTTTATATCCCACATGGTTCAGATGAAACCGGTATATCGCCATACCGACGGGCTTACGGCGGTACCTTTATATCCCACATGGTTCAGATGAAACTGGGAAACGCAATAGCATTCGGCAGCCTGTCACAACTTTATATCCCACATGGTTCAGATGAAACGAATCCTGAAGGTTGCAGAGTAAGATCTTTTTATTTCTTTATATCCCACATGGTTCAGATGAAACGCGGGAAGGAATATTGAAAACCAATACTTACACTACTTTATATCCCACATGGTTCAGATGAAACGGGTAGCCCCAGGAGCTGAAGATGGCGGCTACGTACTTTATATCCCACATGGTTCAGATGAAACGCAAACCGGAAAGGCGTGGCCGACCTGGAGTTTCCCCTTTATATCCCACATGGTTCAGATGAAACTCGGTAATGCGATCCGCTGCGGGACGGATGTAGAGCTTTATATCCCACATGGTTCAGATGAAACGAATCCTGAAGGTTGCAGAGTAAGATCTTTTTATTTCTTTATATCCCACATGGTTCAGATGAAACGCGGGAAGGAATATTGAAAACCAATACTTACACTACTTTATATCCCACATGGTTCAGATGAAACGGGTAGCCCCAGGAGCTGAAGATGGCGGCTACGTACTTTATATCCCACATGGTTCAGATGAAACATTCCGGTTTTTTGTTTATAATTAAGTTTTGATAACTTTATATCCCACATGGTTCAGATGAAACGCAAACCGGAAAGGCGCGGCCGACCTGGAGTTTCCCCTTTATATCCCACATGGTTCAGATGAAACTCGGTAATGCGATCCGCTGCGGGACGGATGTAGAGCTTTATATCCCACATGGTTCAGATGAAACGATGTTATGGGAGATAACAAACAGACTAAATTACTCCTTTATATCCCACATGGTTCAGATGAAACTTATTGATTTGTATGTGTTTGTTTATCTATCTTCACCTTTATATCCCACATGGTTCAGATGAAACATCGACTTCCTTGCCCAGGTTTACATCCGTATCCCCCTTTATATCCCACATGGTTCAGATGAAACTTCAGAGAAAAGTACCTCTGCTCCCTCCACTCAAAACTTTATATCCCACATGGTTCAGATGAAACCGAACAATTTTCTCAATGATGCGGTAGGTACAGAGCTTTATATCCCACATGGTTCAGATGAAACGTGGTAAGTGAGTCATATTCATCAAGTAATGATACTCTTTATATCCCACATGGTTCAGATGAAACGCAGAAGGGCTGACAATTGCAACACGTCCTTCAGACTTTATATCCCACATGGTTCAGATGAAACAAGAGATATGAATAAGCGAACTGGATATTATTTTACCTTTATATCCCACATGGTTCAGATGAAACCTTCTACCCCGTAAATTGTAGCCCGTATGGCATTATTACTTTATATCCCACATGGTTCAGATGAAACGATGTTAAAAGATTTTACAGAAGCGAGAATGCTAAACTTTATATCCCACATGGTTCAGATGAAACAATCCCTTTGATGATTTTAAATCCGGCGGCAGCGGCCTTTATATCCCACATGGTTCAGATGAAACAGCTCTTTCCGGATGTGCTTCACTGCCAGACCAAACTCTTTATATCCCACATGGTTCAGATGAAACGTTGTTACCGGAATCCAAGTCAAATGGCCTGTTTTCCTTTATATCCCACATGGTTCAGATGAAACTTAGTCTAATCCCTTGTGTTGCGGTGTCATCTTCCCTTTATATCCCACATGGTTCAGATGAAACCTAGTCACAGAATTCAGGCGCAGAAAATTATTACCTTTATATCCCACATGGTTCAGATGAAACTCGAAAAGATGACCATAGCCGCAGCGATCGGCATTCCTTTATATCCCACATGGTTCAGATGAAACTTTCTTATGCTTCACTGCATCGATAATCGCCTTATCTTTATATCCCACATGGTTCAGATGAAACGTGCTTCACGAAGACGGCTCGGAGGTTGGGAAATCACTTTATATCCCACATGGTTCAGATGAAACGATAATTTGTATTATAGTAATACTATTTTTATTTAGCTTTATATCCCACATGGTTCAGATGAAACTGTAGGTAGGGTTTTTGATATACCTTTTAAAGACGCTTTATATCCCACATGGTTCAGATGAAACCAGGCTGAAAAAATTGGTTTTCCCCTCTTGTCTGTACTTTATATCCCACATGGTTCAGATGAAACGGTTCAGGCAGCAGTCGAGTATAAACTCCATGGTGACTTTATATCCCACATGGTTCAGATGAAACTATATAGCTATGTTGGCCAGGCAGGAGTAACTAACGACTTTATATCCCACATGGTTCAGATGAAACGGTTCAGGCAGCAGTTGAGTACAAACTTCATGGTGACTTTATATCCCACATGGTTCAGATGAAACATATCTTCGGATGATAGTGTAATTTACTTTCAAAACTTTATATCCCACATGGTTCAGATGAAACACAATCATAATCATATATGTAATGCAATAAGTAGGGCTTTATATCCCACATGGTTCAGATGAAACAAATATGATGGTTCATGAGGATTAATTTATATGATTCTTTATATCCCACATGGTTCAGATGAAACTTATTATACCTTGGCCCATATATATTCCTACATGAGCTTTATATCCCACATGGTTCAGATGAAACTAATATGCGACAGGGGAATAATGGCAGAAATTACACTTTATATCCCACATGGTTCAGATGAAACTTATTGTCCCTGCTTTGTATCCCCCTTTTATTTCATCTTTATATCCCACATGGTTCAGATGAAACATTTTGACCAAAACAAAATAAAACATGTAATTTTGGCTTTATATCCCACATGGTTCAGATGAAACCTGCTGGCTCGGGCGATGGTCAGTTCAATAGCCCCGACTTTATATCCCACATGGTTCAGATGAAACTCCTCCAATAAGTCTAATTGATTTTTTACCCATCCTTCTTTATATCCCACATGGTTCAGATGAAACTATCATTTGTGCTACTAATTTTTCAATTTGTTTTTTCTTTATATCCCACATGGTTCAGATGAAACGGTGATCAATTTTTTGAGTACTATAAAATCCCAAAAGCTTTATATCCCACATGGTTCAGATGAAACCTTACCCCACACGCCGGCCCTTTTAAAAACATCAAACTTTATATCCCACATGGTTCAGATGAAACTATATGATTTGGAAAAGATTGTTGGTTGTTCCGGGGCTTTATATCCCACATGGTTCAGATGAAACCCACCTCGGTCAAACAACCCAATATCTTATAAATAACTTTATATCCCACATGGTTCAGATGAAACCTAAATGAGAATAACAGCATTATACAAGTCCTGGAGCTTTATATCCCACATGGTTCAGATGAAACATCTTCTTGCATCCTTCCTGAAATTGTTTTTTAAACTTTATATCCCACATGGTTCAGATGAAACAATGATATGGGGTGTGAGCCGAGAGGATGTGGAATACTTTATATCCCACATGGTTCAGATGAAACCTCCTCAAGAGCAGATTCTAAATCCGGTCTCTTTACCTTTATATCCCACATGGTTCAGATGAAACTTACCTCCATCCCCACATCACTTCCCATATCAAGTATCTTTATATCCCACATGGTTCAGATGAAACCCCTTCAATAGTATCTGCCTTGCTGAAAATTCTTATCTTTATATCCCACATGGTTCAGATGAAACATAGATATAATCCCCTTCATCGTCACTCAGGACTTCACTTTATATCCCACATGGTTCAGATGAAACCAAATACTATTTCTACGATAGCTGCTCAAATAGCTACTTTATATCCCACATGGTTCAGATGAAACTTTTTTCATCTCCGCAATGAGTAAGTGATGCGCAACTTTATATCCCACATGGTTCAGATGAAACGGACAGGGTGAAACACAACCCGGTCTTTTAGGAATGACTTTATATCCCACATGGTTCAGATGAAACCAGACAAAACACCAGATTGATATTTATCAATCTCCCTTTATATCCCACATGGTTCAGATGAAACCTTACTCAAATACCATCATCGTCCGGGAATACAATCTTTATATCCCACATGGTTCAGATGAAACGAAGAGATTGATAGCTGGTTTGGGACACCATGGAAACACTTTATATCCCACATGGTTCAGATGAAACATGATTATCCCTCCAAGAATATTTCTTAGTGATGTGACTTTATATCCCACATGGTTCAGATGAAACCTTTTGCTTACAGAAGAAAAGATTTTGACGAATTAACTTTATATCCCACATGGTTCAGATGAAACTCTTCAAATGAACAGCTTCCACCAACTGTCAATAATCTTTATATCCCACATGGTTCAGATGAAACTATGATATCAAATATTTCGTGGATAGAGACCTTTTGCTTTATATCCCACATGGTTCAGATGAAACTAAGCCTATTTCTCCAAAAATACCATTTACACTTTCTTTATATCCCACATGGTTCAGATGAAACCGAGCATCTAAATTTCATTTTAATACTCATAAATATCTTTATATCCCACATGGTTCAGATGAAACGAAGAAAATGTTGGAAAAGGCTGTTGATTTGTATAACTTTATATCCCACATGGTTCAGATGAAACAGGGTCTTCCATGACAATGACAGCAAGCATAGTCATCTTTATATCCCACATGGTTCAGATGAAACACAACTCAATCAATGCCTCTTTATCAATTTCATCGGACTTTATATCCCACATGGTTCAGATGAAACGGAAATATTTGCTACCACAACCGGGGATATGGTAGACTTTATATCCCACATGGTTCAGATGAAACGTAGATAAAAATGTGAGAGACAAACTTGAAAAATTATCTTTATATCCCACATGGTTCAGATGAAACAACACAACTTATGTATACTCCGTATCCCTTGCTTTCTTTATATCCCACATGGTTCAGATGAAACCCCAAAGACTTCCAATAACATATTGCTCATATGAATCTTTATATCCCACATGGTTCAGATGAAACAAATAAAGGAACTATTTACCCTTTCAAAATATAAAGCTTTATATCCCACATGGTTCAGATGAAACAGAGCATATAAAACAGACGATACAGAATATATAGTCTTTATATCCCACATGGTTCAGATGAAACGATGTTATGGCGATATAGCTCGGTAGAATTTATTGCTTTATATCCCACATGGTTCAGATGAAACCCTTACTACCTGTCAATATAAATTGGCTCATTTGCCTTATAATAAGCCGTAATCAAGTCAATTGCATCTTCATATTTTGTATCATAAATCAGGTGTTTTTGCATTGAACCTTGAATCGTGTATTTTTCTTTTTAAAAAATTCATACATAAGTTTTTCTGCGCATATATCTTATACCTAATAATGTGCAAATACAGGTTTGATGCAACTACAAAATATTTCCTGTCATTTCCTTTTCAATGCCAAGAACAACCTTACGGTAATTCAGCCTGTTTTCCAGGCTGTAAAAATAGATGGAATCCTTATCGGTCTCGATAACATCGCGCAGTTCCACCTTACACTGCTCAAGCTTTCCCAGGGTTATATCCCCCTCAAAAACCGAATTTTGTACCCACATGAAGTACTTCTTTAGTATTTTCCTTATTTTGTTGACCCTCTCTTCCCCAATATCGTAGGTAACAATTAAATACGGCATTCTTCTATCTCCAGCAAGATTCAGATGATACGTTCCTGTTTCTCTTAATAGAGGGAATCTACCATTTATCTTTTCCCTTCAATCTGTATTCACCACCATGCCTTAAACGGAACGTAAATCTCATCGCCAAGAAAATGTTTTATCAGCTTATAACACTCAAGCCTGATAAGCGTCCTGTACGAGACGTTCCTCTTTAATTTTCTGTGCTTGATAGTAGTTGTCAGTTTCTGATCAAACTCTTTGAGAAATTTCTTCCGGCCACCCTCATTCAAATAACAGTAATTGACATCTTCCTCAAAATCTTCAAGCTTTACCATATTGTTATTCACCAGTTTGAAAATAATGGGATCAACAATAAGCGGCTTAAAAATCTCTGCTATATCAAGGCTCAAAGAGTATCGCCTTTCCCGTGGTTCATGCAGATAACTTATTGTGGGGTTAAGCTGCGTGTGGTATATCTCAGAAAGCACGGTTGAATAGATCATGGAATTGCCGAACGATATCAGTGCATTAATGGGGTTGGTAGGCGGCCTTTTCTCGCGTTTTTCCATTATAAAATCCTCTTTCAGAATAGCATTGAACGCCTGATAATAAACATCTCTCGCCCGTCCTTCGCATCCCATAAGTTCACTGATAGTTCTTGACTTGCTTGCATTGGCCTGTTCAGTCTCAATCTGTTTCCGGAAATCTACCGTATTTGAATATTCCCGTAAATTCCTTGCAATATGGAACATGGCGCCCTCAACAAAGGAAATGGCGACGAAGAAACGGTGTTCTGGATTAAGGTAATGTTCCACCTGCCTGACGGTCAATTCACCCGACACATTCCTGTCCCTTGGCATAAAACTACCGGCATAGAAACCGTAGTAGTTATAGATATGGACGGTCTTATTCTGCTGTGACAGGAAATTGAGCAGCTTTGTATTGAGGTCAACCTCTCCAAAGAGGTGGATCGTGTTAACATCCTCCACCGGAATAGCCTTTTTCTCACCCTTATCATTTTCGATATAAAGGGTATTTTCCTGTCTTTTAATACGGCCGTTAGAAAATATGTAGTATGATCTGGTCATAGTAATTTTTAGGCTGAAGGTTTAAGGGTAAAGGCGTATGGTTTAGGTTGAAGTGAAAACATAAAACCTTCAGCCTTTTGCCATATAATCATGTTTCTATAATTTGCCATATATTATTTCCGTCAGCCTAAAGCCCTCCGCCTTCTATCATCACCCTATTGTTATCCCCAGCAAAATTCGTAATAGGCACATTTTGTACAATAAGGTTTTCGCTGCAGCGCCGGCGGTTTCTCCATTTCCAAAATCTCTTTCACACGTATCAGTGCCGTTTCTACCTCTTTTTCAGCTTCTGGGGTTAACACGACCTCCTCCCGTTTTCTCATTTTTGGATAATTAAGAACACCCCTCTTTTCAATACCCAGTTGCCTGAGATAATACAGGTAATAAAGTAACTGGATTCTGTCCGCATGTGCAAGTCTGTTGCTGTACTTAACTTCCCGGATCTCTTCATCGCCTGCAATATCGATATTAATAAGATTATCGATGAGCAATTCCCTCTTTTCCTCGCGCGGATACG is part of the Candidatus Jettenia sp. AMX2 genome and harbors:
- the cas2 gene encoding CRISPR-associated endonuclease Cas2, with the protein product MPYLIVTYDIGEERVNKIRKILKKYFMWVQNSVFEGDITLGKLEQCKVELRDVIETDKDSIYFYSLENRLNYRKVVLGIEKEMTGNIL
- the cas1b gene encoding type I-B CRISPR-associated endonuclease Cas1b, whose amino-acid sequence is MTRSYYIFSNGRIKRQENTLYIENDKGEKKAIPVEDVNTIHLFGEVDLNTKLLNFLSQQNKTVHIYNYYGFYAGSFMPRDRNVSGELTVRQVEHYLNPEHRFFVAISFVEGAMFHIARNLREYSNTVDFRKQIETEQANASKSRTISELMGCEGRARDVYYQAFNAILKEDFIMEKREKRPPTNPINALISFGNSMIYSTVLSEIYHTQLNPTISYLHEPRERRYSLSLDIAEIFKPLIVDPIIFKLVNNNMVKLEDFEEDVNYCYLNEGGRKKFLKEFDQKLTTTIKHRKLKRNVSYRTLIRLECYKLIKHFLGDEIYVPFKAWW
- the cas4 gene encoding CRISPR-associated protein Cas4, with translation MSTNTDADFQTLKTTGIKVNYLYVCERKLWLFDLGIAMESRSDKVLMGKLLGESSYPREEKRELLIDNLINIDIAGDEEIREVKYSNRLAHADRIQLLYYLYYLRQLGIEKRGVLNYPKMRKREEVVLTPEAEKEVETALIRVKEILEMEKPPALQRKPYCTKCAYYEFCWG